TTTACGGCGGCTGCAATATGCGCTGCGGTTTCTGCCATAATCCCTTGCTGGTTACTGAAGCAGGCGCTTGGCCGACGGTAGATCGGGTTCAACTGTTAAAACAGCTAGGCCAACGGAGGAAGTTGGTACCGGCAGTGTGCATCAGCGGGGGCGAGCCCACGCTGGATCCAGGCTTGCCTGATCTGGTACAGGAGATTAGGGCGCTGGGGCTTAAGATCAAGCTTGACACTAACGGCACTAGGCCTGGCGTGTTGGCTAGGTTGCTGGCGGACGGACTATTGGATTATGTGGCCTTGGATGTAAAAGCCCCAGGGGAAAAATATAGTGTGGTCAGCGGGGTTGCGGCGGCGGTAGCGGTGCGAGACAGTATAGAACTGGTAAAGGAAAAGGCACCGGCGTACGAATTCCGGACCACCGTGGTGCCGGGGTTGCTAGATAAGGCCGACTTAATGGCATTGGGTCGGGAATTGGCTGGGGCGAAAAAATATGTGCTGCAGCAGTTCAGATCCATCGGGCCCCTGCTAGATCCATCGCTTGAACGGCGGCCACCTTATCCTGATGAGTTTTTGCATCAAGTGGCAGCTCAGCTTAAGCCCTATGTGGCTACGGTGGAGGTACGCTGCTGACCACAATCGGTCGTGTTGTAAGGGAGGGGCTCTGTCCCTGCCTTAGCTCCGTTGACGGTTGCGGGCCTCTCCTCACGCTTCGCGCGGCCCGCCAGAACGACCGAGCTCGGCTTCGGGCCGCCTCTGAACTCGCCCCTTCGGGGCTCACACATGCATCGGCGGTTTTCCCTCCTTCGCCTCGCTCTTTTGAATAAGGGCCAAGCTCCGCGTCGAGGACAGGCCTGGCAACCTTGTGGCTGGGCAACGTGGCCAGCTTGTATCCGAAGGACATGTGCCTTTAGGCATAGTAATAGTTATTGATTTGGCCGGCTGCCCGATGCTATAATTAGGCCATAAAACAGCGGAGGTGAGCCTGATGGTGCTATGCCCGGTGTGTAACCTGGAATTTGAGATCCCAGCCGGAACAGGCCCCGGGGATACGGTGGAGTGCCCTTATTGCGGGGTAGAACTGGTGTTGAAGCTGGAAGGTGACGAACTGGTCGCCGAAGAAGTCTAACTAAGCAATAGACAGACCGGGGCTTGCAGCACCCTGGTCAAACAAGAGCGGCCCTAAGGCCGCTCTCTTCTAAGATCCAGTGCGTATTATTTCAGGCCGGCGCAAAAACGGCTGAGTTGCTCGAGACCGGTGGAGAAGGTCTCGGGATCACCGCCAAAACCGAGGCGGAAATGGCCGGGCTGACCGAAGGCTTCACCGGGCACCAGAAGCACTCCTTCTTGGTCAAAGGCGCCCTGGCAAAAGTCGGTACCGGAAATATCCGCCCGCTTCAGCCAGGGAAAGATCAGTACGCCGGCTGCAGGCGGCACATAATCGATCTGGTCTGACCATTGATTGAGCCAACTCAAGAGCACTTCCCAGTTCGTACGGGCGATGGCAGTATTGCGAGCGAGGACAACTTTCTTATTGGCCAGGGCCAGCCGGGCCAGGAAATCGGAAACAGGAGAGATGGATATGGTGGTATAATCCTTCCATTGCCAGGCTGTGTCCACCAAGTCTTGGGGTCCTACGAACCAACCCAGTCTTAGTCCGGACAGGCCGTAGGCTTTAGACATACTGCCGACGCTGATGGCCCTGGGGCTCAATGTTCGGGCGTACGGGGGCACTCGACCCGGTTCCAAAGCCAGGTCATGATAGACTTCGTCGCACAATACCCAGAAGCCTTTTTGTTCGGCCCAAGCCAGAATAGTTTTCAAGTCTGTTTCGTTGATAACAGCCCCGGTCGGATTGTGGGGTATATTCAAAACTAGCAGCTTGGTTTTGTTGTCGATGAGCCGTTCCAGCTCCTTTAGATTGGGCTTAAACCCTTCGTCCCGAGTCAGCTGCCAAAACTTGACGTGGGCTCCGCGGGCTTCAGCCACAGAATATAGCACCTGATAAGCAGGATATTGAACGATGACGGTATCGCCAGGATCCACTAAGATATTGGCCAGCAAAAAGTCCGCTTCCATAGCTCCGGTAGTCACCAAAACATTAGCAGCCGTGGAACCGGGATAGAAGCCGGCGATAAGCTCGCGCAGGGGATCTGATCCCAGGGTCGGGTTGTAGGAGATGGGTATATCCAGAAGTTCTTCGGCATCCGTTTGGGCGAGCTCAAGTAATTCTTGTACAGTAAGGGGTTTGGCATCGGTTTCAGCCAGGTTATACCGGGCAGTTAGCTCGTGGGTGTTAAGCCAGTGCTCCACCAAGAAGGGAGCCAATTGCATGTTTATCCTCTCCCATGTTAAGATTATACATAATAGTATTCGGGCTTCCAGCCAAGATCCCTGCTTGGTAGCTAGAAAAAGCTGTCAGCGCATCAATTGCTGAATCAATATCAGGACCATGACCCCGCCCAGAAATCCGAACGTGCCCAGACGTTCGAATCCGTGCTCGTGGCTATCGGGGATTAAGGTGTCGGATACGGCATAAAGCATAGCCCCGGCGGCAAAACCCAAGGCAAAACCTAAAATATCCTGCAGCCAATCCACCAGTACCATTCCTACCAGGGCTGCCAGCGGCTCGGTTAGCCCGGTTAGCAACGCCAGGCCCACGGCCTGCAGACCAGAAATACCATGGTCCCGCAGGGACACAGCCGCTAGCAATCCTTCCGGAATGTTCTGGACGCCGATGGCGACGGTGAGTATGAGTCCAATTTGATCTTCTTGGGAAGCATAACCGATGCCCATGGAGAGACCCTCCGGCAGGTTATGGAGCACTATTGCGGCCAGGATCATCAGGGAGGTTTTCCAGCCGGAGGCTCTGGGTTTTCCGGTTCTGGTATGATGGTGGGGTAATAATAGATCTAGAATCACCAGGGAGCCGGCGCCGGCAATTAGGCCCAGCAGCACTTGCCATAGGCTCTCTTTGTTCAAGGCGGTGGGAATAAGCGACAATAGGGCGGCAGCGGTCATCATGCCACCGGCAAAACCCAGCAGCACCCCTTGGAGCCAAGCGGATACTTGGCTGACAAAGAGTAGAGGCAAAGCTCCTAAGCCGGAGGCAAAACCGGCGATCATTGTTGCGAGCAATTTATCCCAGCGGATCAAATTCTAGGCCCCCTTCAAGCAGCTGCCAGGGACATTATCTATACGAGGGGAGTGGCGCTATGCGCTGTCCATTCTGTAGCGAGTCTGATACTCGAGTGCTGGACTCCAGGCCGGCAGAGGGCGGCTCGGTTATCCGCCGTCGCCGGGAATGTAGCGGCTGCAAACGTCGCTTTACCACTTACGAACGGGTAGAGGAACAGCCCCTCTTCGTGGTGAAGCGTGACGGCCGCCGGGAACGCTTTAACCGGCAAAAAATCCTGGCGGGCTTGGTAAAAGCATGTGAGAAACGACCTATTTCCTTAGCTATTTTAGAGGGTTTGGCCGAGGAAGTGGAACGGGAAATTCGCAACGCCTTAATGGAGGAAGTACCCTCCACCACCATCGGCGACTTGGTGATGGAGAGGCTGCGTCAGTTGGATGAAGTGGCTTATGTCCGCTTTGCCTCGGTTTATCGCCGTTTTACCGATGTAGAGCGCTTTTTACAAGAGCTAGAATCGTTGGTAGCCGGCTCAAGGCCGGAACAAGAACCTGAGACTAAGAATTAAAGAAGCGGGCTTAAGCCCGCTTCTTTAGACCAACCGGCCACCGCCCTTAGGTTGGTTTTGGCCGGCCTGGGGAGACATTTTGTAACTTGGTTCCTGGCTTTCCGCATAGTTAGTACGGCTTTTTAATCCTTGAACAATTTGGTCCA
This Bacillota bacterium DNA region includes the following protein-coding sequences:
- a CDS encoding ZIP family metal transporter, producing the protein MIRWDKLLATMIAGFASGLGALPLLFVSQVSAWLQGVLLGFAGGMMTAAALLSLIPTALNKESLWQVLLGLIAGAGSLVILDLLLPHHHTRTGKPRASGWKTSLMILAAIVLHNLPEGLSMGIGYASQEDQIGLILTVAIGVQNIPEGLLAAVSLRDHGISGLQAVGLALLTGLTEPLAALVGMVLVDWLQDILGFALGFAAGAMLYAVSDTLIPDSHEHGFERLGTFGFLGGVMVLILIQQLMR
- a CDS encoding anaerobic ribonucleoside-triphosphate reductase activating protein; translated protein: MSAMGIRGVERVSFVDYPGQICTTVFYGGCNMRCGFCHNPLLVTEAGAWPTVDRVQLLKQLGQRRKLVPAVCISGGEPTLDPGLPDLVQEIRALGLKIKLDTNGTRPGVLARLLADGLLDYVALDVKAPGEKYSVVSGVAAAVAVRDSIELVKEKAPAYEFRTTVVPGLLDKADLMALGRELAGAKKYVLQQFRSIGPLLDPSLERRPPYPDEFLHQVAAQLKPYVATVEVRC
- a CDS encoding aminotransferase class I/II-fold pyridoxal phosphate-dependent enzyme is translated as MQLAPFLVEHWLNTHELTARYNLAETDAKPLTVQELLELAQTDAEELLDIPISYNPTLGSDPLRELIAGFYPGSTAANVLVTTGAMEADFLLANILVDPGDTVIVQYPAYQVLYSVAEARGAHVKFWQLTRDEGFKPNLKELERLIDNKTKLLVLNIPHNPTGAVINETDLKTILAWAEQKGFWVLCDEVYHDLALEPGRVPPYARTLSPRAISVGSMSKAYGLSGLRLGWFVGPQDLVDTAWQWKDYTTISISPVSDFLARLALANKKVVLARNTAIARTNWEVLLSWLNQWSDQIDYVPPAAGVLIFPWLKRADISGTDFCQGAFDQEGVLLVPGEAFGQPGHFRLGFGGDPETFSTGLEQLSRFCAGLK
- a CDS encoding sulfonate ABC transporter, yielding MVLCPVCNLEFEIPAGTGPGDTVECPYCGVELVLKLEGDELVAEEV
- the nrdR gene encoding transcriptional repressor NrdR, with protein sequence MRCPFCSESDTRVLDSRPAEGGSVIRRRRECSGCKRRFTTYERVEEQPLFVVKRDGRRERFNRQKILAGLVKACEKRPISLAILEGLAEEVEREIRNALMEEVPSTTIGDLVMERLRQLDEVAYVRFASVYRRFTDVERFLQELESLVAGSRPEQEPETKN